From the Elusimicrobia bacterium HGW-Elusimicrobia-1 genome, one window contains:
- a CDS encoding DegT/DnrJ/EryC1/StrS family aminotransferase, giving the protein MPMKVRFVNYPKQYASLKKEFDGVFEEIMSKGDFILRSHMENFEKHIAEYLGVKHARGVNTGTDALYLLAQALFKPGDEVITVAHTFVATVGSIVQCGAKPVLVDIRDDFNIDPDKIEAAITPKTRGIIPVHLNGHACEMDKIMAIAAKHNLVVIEDAAQALGAKYKGKSCASFGKAGIFSFYPAKMLGTAGDGGMAVTSDDNLARKITAFRDNGRVDSVEIIECFGWCTRLDNLHAALLDMKFKYFDKWVSRRREIAAFYDEALKGVGDVAAHPRSGADYFDVYQNYVVRTKKRDELVKHLRANGVEVLVSWPRPLHKQKDLGLAHFNLPVTEKVSAEVISLPMYPELENDEASYVVETIKRFFS; this is encoded by the coding sequence ATGCCGATGAAAGTACGTTTCGTCAATTATCCCAAACAGTACGCTTCGCTAAAAAAAGAGTTCGACGGAGTTTTTGAAGAAATAATGTCCAAGGGCGATTTCATACTTCGCTCCCACATGGAGAACTTTGAAAAACACATCGCCGAATATCTGGGTGTTAAGCACGCCAGAGGCGTAAATACCGGAACCGACGCGCTGTATCTTCTGGCTCAGGCGCTTTTTAAGCCCGGAGACGAAGTGATCACCGTAGCCCACACTTTCGTGGCCACGGTGGGCTCCATAGTCCAGTGCGGCGCAAAACCGGTTCTCGTCGACATAAGAGACGATTTCAACATAGACCCCGACAAAATCGAAGCGGCCATAACTCCCAAAACCCGAGGTATAATACCCGTTCATCTCAACGGCCACGCCTGCGAAATGGACAAAATAATGGCCATCGCCGCAAAACATAATCTCGTCGTGATTGAAGACGCCGCTCAGGCGCTGGGTGCCAAATATAAAGGCAAATCCTGCGCGTCTTTCGGCAAAGCCGGCATATTCAGTTTTTATCCGGCTAAAATGCTCGGCACCGCCGGCGACGGCGGAATGGCAGTCACTTCCGACGACAATCTGGCGCGCAAGATAACCGCTTTCCGCGACAACGGCAGAGTGGATTCCGTCGAAATCATAGAATGTTTCGGATGGTGCACGCGGCTGGATAATTTGCACGCTGCGCTTCTGGATATGAAGTTCAAATATTTCGACAAGTGGGTGTCACGCCGCCGCGAAATCGCCGCTTTTTACGACGAGGCATTAAAAGGCGTCGGCGACGTGGCCGCGCACCCGCGATCGGGCGCGGATTATTTCGACGTCTACCAGAATTACGTCGTCAGGACGAAAAAACGCGACGAACTCGTCAAACATCTGCGCGCTAACGGCGTCGAAGTCCTTGTGTCGTGGCCGCGGCCGCTCCACAAGCAGAAAGACCTCGGTCTGGCGCATTTCAATTTGCCCGTAACCGAAAAAGTTTCCGCGGAAGTAATATCCCTGCCGATGTATCCGGAACTTGAAAACGACGAAGCATCTTACGTCGTAGAGACGATAAAAAGATTTTTCAGTTAA
- a CDS encoding alpha-ketoacid dehydrogenase subunit beta produces MSSRNKKLTYSLAINDALHVMMSRDRRVFLVGQGVKSPWYVGNTARGLLERFGAGRVIDTPVSENAVTGAAVGAAIAGMRPVVVHPRMDFMMYALDPIANEAANWRYMSGGRIGAPVVIWGIINRGGEQAAQHSQALHATYAHFPGLKVVMPATPRDAKGLMISAIEDPDPVVFIDDRWLYSEEENVPAGLFRVPIGKAAVRRRGKDVTIAAVSYMAREAVAAGKELADEHGISAEIIDIRTVKPLDKKTILASTAKTGRLVVADAGWRSFGTASEIIASVAESGIRLKTPPMRVAIDDVPAPAASTLEKIYYPSSKDIVSAALASVKKKK; encoded by the coding sequence ATGTCTTCGCGGAATAAAAAACTTACCTACTCTCTTGCGATAAACGACGCGCTTCACGTGATGATGTCGCGCGACAGACGGGTATTTCTCGTCGGACAAGGCGTAAAAAGTCCGTGGTACGTCGGCAATACCGCGCGCGGTCTCCTTGAAAGATTCGGCGCGGGCCGCGTGATAGACACGCCGGTTTCCGAAAACGCCGTAACCGGCGCAGCCGTCGGAGCGGCGATAGCCGGAATGCGCCCCGTCGTGGTGCATCCGAGAATGGATTTTATGATGTACGCGCTCGATCCCATAGCCAACGAAGCCGCCAACTGGCGGTATATGTCGGGCGGCCGAATAGGCGCTCCCGTAGTGATATGGGGAATAATCAATCGCGGCGGGGAACAGGCCGCCCAGCACTCGCAGGCGCTGCACGCGACATACGCGCATTTTCCGGGATTAAAAGTCGTGATGCCCGCCACGCCGCGCGACGCCAAAGGCCTTATGATTTCCGCGATAGAAGACCCCGACCCCGTCGTCTTCATCGACGACAGATGGCTTTATTCCGAGGAAGAAAACGTGCCGGCGGGACTTTTCCGCGTGCCCATAGGAAAGGCCGCGGTGAGGCGGCGCGGAAAAGACGTCACCATAGCGGCGGTGTCCTACATGGCGCGCGAGGCCGTCGCGGCGGGAAAAGAACTCGCCGACGAACACGGCATATCGGCGGAAATAATAGACATCCGCACGGTAAAACCGCTCGACAAAAAAACGATTCTTGCCTCGACGGCCAAAACCGGACGTCTGGTAGTCGCCGACGCGGGCTGGCGCAGTTTCGGAACAGCATCGGAGATAATTGCTTCAGTCGCCGAAAGCGGCATACGCCTTAAAACTCCTCCGATGCGCGTGGCCATAGACGACGTTCCCGCTCCGGCGGCATCGACACTTGAAAAAATCTATTATCCGTCTTCAAAAGACATAGTCAGCGCCGCTCTTGCGTCAGTAAAAAAGAAAAAGTAA